The region TTGGTCCCGTGGCAAGAACTCACATTCCTTCCGGGGTGGCAATTATAATTGAGAGAGAGAACACATGGTCCTTAGTTCCCAATGAGGCTCTACCAATTCTTACATTAAAGTGCACAAGTACTTTCGTTAAAAAAAGTCCATATGGGAGACCAGGTCTGCTACCGTGATGGTAGATCATCCCTCCATCCTTGGCAAAAGGCCCTTGCTGACAAACTCGAAGGCTCGTTGATGCTCAGTCTTAAGCTCACTCTTTTATAAACTAGTTGTTACACACCCTGCAACTTGAACAATGACTCTCTGGGATTCTGCAGATCTCTTATCTGCTACAGCTCTCAGTCTCACTGTCTTTACTCCCAAGATTTTCCCAAGTGTCAACTTAGTGAGCACACACTCGTCGATATATCGTTATACAGCATTATCGAGTAAAGAGTAGATTCTTATAGAATTCAACCACTTCTGCTTCATATACACATGGTGGTGGTTAAGTGAAAAGGTAGCTCCGCTCCTGGAATTTTACCACTTCCATAAAAAACCTTCATTTCTAGCTCCTCTCTCAAACTTGATATTTTCAAAACTTTCCCAAGGAGAACCTTTTGATTTTGTAGGTTCTTTTTACTATTTCTCCTCTTGGAGGAACCTGGTCTCTGTGATTCGACGGATTGGGGAAGAGGATAGAGGCCAGGATGAGAAGGATGTCTTTTAAACAGACTGAGTTGACACTTTTGGAATAGGTGTAACAGAGGACAAGGAATTTTTTTAAGTGACGGTTTGGCACAAATACTATTTTGAAAGATCTTGGAAAAGGAAAGAACCTATGCTTTATTTGGAAATCTCACAGTTCAAATACATTTATGAGTACTGAAAGGATTACTGACCTGAGATACGGAGACTAGGTCTCTGAATGGTAATTTGAATGTATCAGCAATCACTGTGAACTGTGCATAATTGCTTATGCTTAAGTTCTCCTGATCCTCCCATGTATATATACCTGTAATGGTACAAAAGTGAGTTAGATATAGCCAAAAAAACACTTGCCGGCGATGTACCTAGCCTCTTTTGTTGCCATTGAGAGATCCCTTCTtgctcaacaaaaaaaaaaaaaaaaaaaaactaatctcCATACGACACACATCCTGCTATAAGGGATTTGAAAGGAGACCTTTTGACATCAGTCTTGCACCTTGGAGCTGTCACGATTTATCAATTCATGCTGACTACTCCTTCTCTCTCCCAACCCTTTAGACGATGTCAGTAGTTGGATTTGGGAACCCAAACCAGCTTGGGTCCTttgtagttgtagaaaggatGGATTAAAGTTCTTCTGGCCCATTCGGGCAGCATGTTCCTTTTCTTCCTTCGAGATCCTTTCTTTTGACGACCtgttcctttctttctcattcCCTTCTTGACAAGCTTCCTTTCTGATTGAACAGCTTCAGTCCTTGTTTCCAAGGCTTCTCGGTGACGATTTGTTTGTCCACCCGCGTGTATGCCCAGTTTTCCATATTGAAATCATACTTGCTGTGAAGATTGTAGGGCGTCTTCTCCTCCACAAAGCCAAGTCCTCTTTTGATGTTTTCCATTAGTTAGTCTCATTTCTGGAAGTAAATTCATCAGAAAACCGAATCCATTTGAGAGTTTTGTCAAGATCGAACTTAGCCCTTTCTAAGTCGTTCTTGTCGCTCATTCCTTTTAGTTTCGGTGAGCCgggttcaaatttttttaatttcttcagCTCCTCTTTATGCTCTAAGAAAGTCTTTTTTGTTTCTCCTTTTGAAGGAGATTTCCTCATCTTTTCTCACTTGACCTTCTAACAagatattttattagtttgtctCATGAACTTGATTCTTCATATCTTTAGCTAACATACACAAGTCCTCCCGatctatttttatttcatcaagAGTAATATTTAACTCCTGTGTCTCTGCGATCAGGGCATGATAGCATCAATCAGCACGCCTGACAATGATATGAGTTTCCTTTGAGAGTAAATTTTCAAGTTTTCTTTATATCGAAGAAATTTACCTCTTTAttctcattatcatcatcatccgtGTTAGATTCAGCCATGAGTGCAAGGTTTGACTCATGCTCAGTTGTTTCATCATTAATTACCATCATAGACAATTGCCCTTTGTCATTTTCACTCTCAGACTCACTTGAGGAGTCTTCCCAAGCTGCAAGTGCTTGCTTCACAATCTCATCAACGGCCTCTTTTCTTCTGAAACTCCGTTCTGGGACCTCGGTTCCTCTTCGTTAAATTTCGTCATAACTATCCTACTTGTTTTGAGGACAGTCTTTCATGAAATGATCAGATTTCCCACATATATGACAGCAGTAGTCATTCCCCTTGAAGTTTCTACTGGAGCCTCCTGTTTTGGGAGAACCCCTACTTCTCGTGATCATTTTGTGAAATCTCTGCGAGAGATAGGCCATTTTTGACTCGTCCTCACTTGAGTCTCCTCTTGTAGTTTTGAGAATTAGGCTGTTTTCCTTCTTCACCTCATTCTTTTCTGCCTTTTTCATGACCATCTTCATTTCATGAGTCTTAAGGTTCCTAATAAGCTCATCGGCCTTTTAATTTGCTGAGATCCTTGGCCTCAGAGATAGCATTTACCTTGCTATCCCAGGAGTCGTGTAATACACCAAGCAATTTTCTTACTAGCTTGGTGGTTGTGATGACTTCTCAGAGAGTAGAAGAAGTTCATAACAGCTAAGCCGAGCTCGCCGCATTGTTGAGTTCCATTTGAGGTCTGGCTAATTTTTTCCTTGCCCTTCCCCTTCTTTGGAATTTGTCCGGCTTTTTCCCTCTGTAAACCAAACAAACTTTAAAATGAGACAGCTTTAAACATCAACATCAGCTACAGGACTAAAGCTTGAAACTTTGAAAGCAAATTGAGAAGAATAACACTAACCAACTAGAATTAGCTTTAGATAAATGAAATCTGAAATCAAGAAACGTAAAATATAGACTGCATATTAAAAAACTTTATTTAAATGTTTACCTTGTGACAACCTCTTGCATTGTGATTTTCTTCTCCATATTTACTGCATGTCATTTTAGATCCCTTTCTTGAATGACTCCATTCACCCTTCCTCTTACTTGTTTCATCTACTGTTCtatctctcttctttttgggtcttccaactatttttatcatTCCAGGTGGCTCCATTGCATGAGCAGGATCAACTTTCCGGACCGTATTCTCTAATGCCGCATTTTATGCTTTGTAAGTCAAACAGATAGGCTTTGATCGTAAAACCGGGAATTTGTGTCCCGGATCAACATTCTTATGCAAAAATTCCTTAATGGTATGTGTTGCGGTATCCCGTATAAGTCCCACATCCAAGCAGTGCATCTATTTTGCTCTAAGTTGACAAGATGTCTATCCTCACCCTCTCGACACTTCATAACCATAATCACCATTAAAGTTAACAATGCAACCACGTGCTATTGCCTTTTTATAATCATTGTACAACTTATTGACCGTGGATCGTAATTAGTTTTCCAACTCCTAGCTTTGTCTTCATTATCTCCTAGCAAGGCCATTACCTTGACCCTTATTTCCTCCAATATTTTGATAATTGGCATACCCCTTTGTAATCTAAGAATTAAAAGATTCTGAAGTGTTGTCAACCATTGAGTTCTTACACTTGGTATCAAAGTATGCTCTACACCATGCCTCAGGTGAAATCCTTACCAAGTCCTTCGCagcaacttcatccaatttgcCTAGCTTTTTGAGTTGATCTTTAAACTCTTCATCATATGTGCTCCAAGCACACCACCACATCAACTTTCTCATTTCCCcactcctccattttttttaaccaattGGCTTCAATGTATTCAGCACAATATCTTTGATGAGCTTGAGGAAGAACATTTCTCACAGGAATCCAATAACCCCGCTTTAatcaaaattaacaaaatgtAACTTTAAAAATCGTAATgataaaagagaaaataacttgaaaaaaaatcagTAATGAAAATGAGAACAAAATAGATTTTTGTACCTTTTGCATATCGTAAATAAAGGTCACTCTCCAAAATTTCCCCCCGTCTTTTAAATCCAAAGACCTCTTCAAAAGCTCCACAAACCATGACCATGTTCTGGTGGTTTCCTTGTCAACCACTGCCCAAGCAATTGGGTAGAATTGGTTCATAGAATCTTGTCCCGTGGCAACCAACAACTGACCTTGGACTTTTCCCTTCAAGAAAGTACCATTCAAACCAATAAGTGGTCTCAGGCCACTTTTCCAACCTAGCTTCAAAGCATTAAAACACAAGTACATCCTCAAGAACCTCCTTTTACCTTGCTCAAAAGCATCTTTCGAAATCTAGATTGCGACATCAGTCCCTGGATTAGACTGTTTTAATTCAGCCCCATATGCTTCAAGCTTGTTAAAATCATCCTTGAAACTGCCTTCTAACTTTTCTAGGACCATCAACTTAGTCCTTTTAACCTTGGACCTTGTCACATTCAAATTGAAATTCTTTTCCAATTCCATTCTCATGTCCTTAACAGTGTATTTTGGATTGTTTTGCACCTTTCTCTTAAAGTATTGTGCTAATGTCTTAGCATCAGCCCTTGGATTTTTATAACATGGTTCACAATCATGCTTTGGTTTCAAGGTTTGGATACGAAAAGTGGAGCTCTTTTTATCCTTTGAAATAGAACATCTAAAAGGACATCCATCTCTACAAGCATATCTAGCCCTAGTGGGATCTGTTTTTTTAATCTTCAAGCCATAACCATTAGCCATTGCATAGTAATTCATTATTCTTCTAGCTTCCACAATATCAAAAAATGTCATACCCTTCTCCAATTCCTTAAGGTTCTCCAACCTATCACTTACTACTCTCCTTCTTTGGTTGCTAAAACCCTCACGTTCTTCTTCATCATACTCAACATCAGATGGACCATCAATATGAGAATTAGAGTCctcaagaccaagttcatcatcAGATGCTATCTCAACATCTACATGATATGTTTCTAAATGTTGAAGAATGTTATGAGTATGGATTGTCAAATCAGTAGCATCTACAACAAACAAGTTAATCTTACGAAACTCATAACAAAGGAGGCACTGCAAAGCCCTAATACCATCATCTCCATCAATTATGTAGTACCTACCAGATGGTCCAACAACTAAGAGTtgtttaactttaaaaaaattcatctctTTTTCGAACTCTTCACATAAGTCTTTATAAGACAGCAAATCTGGGTCAAATCCATGCCAATAATGTATCGATTCTTATTATATAATAAGCGAGGAGTAAAGACCCATTCACCCCAAAGTTGAATAATACTTCCACTTTGTCAATCATTCTTCAATAAAGTTCACGtgcaaagaaaagaacaaaagaaaaaagagggaCCACGTCAAGCAACATACATAGGAAATACAAAAACGTGAATAAAATACCCTAAAATGACCATACATTTCGGGACAACAGAAGAGaggaacaaaatcataaaaagaCAGAAACTTTACATATTAAAAACTACTTTTAGACCATTTACAGAGACAAAAACGTGAATAAAATACCCTAAAATGACGACACATTTCAAGACCACAAAAGAGaggaacaaaatcataaaaagaatgaaacttTACATGTTAAACAATAGTTTTATCCCTTTACACAGACAAAAAACGTGAAAACCACATGGCTATGAACCCCACATAGACAGATTCTTTACCCACCACATTAAATAGCCATTTTCGACTTTAAATAAGAACTAACCTTGATGAGCTATTCCTTTAATCCttcaaaaaaaagttgaaaagtcaCATTTGTTTGCTTGAAATCGATGTTGGAAGAAGAGGAGGGGAGATGGGTTAGATTAGGACTTAATCGTTATGATATAATGAAAGAGGGGCAAGGAAATAGGTATAAGATGGGTGGGTCGGGTCAGCGGGTCGGGTTTGGTTTAATTAAGATTTATTTTGGCTGATTTTCATTTAAATGACGTGGACCAATAAATTTTTGCCACGTGGCATCTCTGGTATTTTAAAACCACCGTTAGTGAATAatggcatgaatgagccaaaaaggTAACGACAGTGGCATATTTGAGGCAAACTTTcaacgagtggcataaatgagccatttctgatagttcgatgacatatttgagccttttccgtttattaattcttaaagaacgtgaaaagtcaagtaatgtggccaagtaatatgagacggagggagtacttaatttattaattcttaaagaacgtgaaaagtcaaaagtgaacaagcaAAAGTGCatagaggaaataaatatgtgtcggaaaattaaaattgaagtgcatacatgtatacatgagaagaaaataaatattcagcaagaacgtgaaaagtcaaaagtgaataagtaaaagtgtacgaaggaaataaatatgtctttggagaattaaaattgaagtgcatacgtgtatacacgagaagagaataaatattcggtAAGAACGTGAAAattcaaaagtgaacaagtaaaacgtgcacggaggaaataaatatgtgccgaagaattaaaattgaagtgcatatgtctatacatgagaagggaataaatattacatACGTCTatgtgggatttattaattcttaaataacgtgaaaattcaaaagtgaacaagtaaatgTGCActgaggaaataaatgtgtcggagaattaaaattgaagtgcatatgtctatacatgagaagggaattaaTATTACATATGTCTatgtgggatttattaattcttaaataacatgaaaagtcaaaagtggacaagtaaaagtatacGGAGGAAATATATaagtgtatacatgagaagagaataaatattaaacattatgacatatgtccacgtgggataaaaaagtagttggttaaaatgtacaagttatatactccctctgtccctaaaagattgtcccctttctatagttagaaacaatttaaatttatgagatgatttacagccacacaaatatctaaggcttgttttggaccacatatttcaaaagccttcctttatttcttaaattttgtgccaagtcaaaagtggacaatctttttgggacgaagggagtagcTTTtagtacaagcattcattgtgtgtacaatttataaagcttttggtacaagttaTCATAGCTGTGTTAGTCCTCCCACCACACTTATACATCATAGAAATATGTGGAAGGGTTATAAACTACTTTGAATAAATGGCCACAATCTAagtgatttaattaatttagatcccatgattaattaatcaattaaattaaaacacTGCTAACCATGTAAATGGGCTTAGTTTTGCAAATACGGCCTTAGTTgactttaatttaattgattattttaattatggccATATTAGACATAATTAaccaatttaaatttaaattgcaATAATGACCTTAATTTATTTGAACTAATGAATTTAGCTATTTCAAATAAGACCACACTTAAATCAATTAAACCATTaaaaggctaattttgcaaaaatgacctCAATtgccttaaaccatgaattggttacTTCGATTGTggccataacaaaaataattaaagcaaTTAAGGGCTAGTTTTGTaataatgaccttaattgatttgaaccaatgaatttggttatttcaattaaggccataattGACTAAAAAGTAATTATTGTGGAATTTAATCACATTAAACACTAGATTAATTATGAGTAATTCTAACAAATTATGTAAATGCATATTGAAtatacaaaattaaagattgagggataaaatgattaatttattcAATTAATTAGATTCCTTGGATTAATTAGAGTGAAATGCTTGCTAATTGATTTTTTGAATAATTGTTTCAAATTATCTTCTTGATTGAATTTTAGCAAATATTAtgtatttaattataaaaatatgtaaatcaatttccaaatgatttatactattattgaagttattttgccaaatgaaatggtaaaatattagctaaataatttaataagatCATTTGACTCGTGGAAAATACACATTTCACTCCATTTGACGTCCAAGGATTCtggataattaaaataaattatgggaggtaaaAAAATTAGGCGTAAGTCCCGAGCACAAAAGCGTAAGTCCCGGGCGTTAAATTcgatttttattattttaaaagtattttttctataaattatgatttttattattgataaaatggtatttatactttatgttatcatgttgtagtgatttttcctaaaatatatgaataaagaaagcaactctcatagaaaataacattgCCATAAGTAGTTTTTATTAGATGATTATGTCTGAAATTGATACGATAGAGCTTTTTTCAACAAGCTACTAATTTGAATTGACGCTTCCTAACCACCACAACCGGTATCTAGATTAAGTCACGAAGGCTACAACTGAGACTAAAAAGATAATACAAAAGAGAATCTCTGCGATCTCCAAAGACGACTTCAACTAGTGCCTCATACAGGAACGCTCACACCGTACGCTAGAAAGATAAAAAGAAGCATATGCCAACAAGGAAATATTATGCCACAGAAAATGGAGAAGCCaatccggcataataatgaaaGGATGCCGCCACCGAATGAAGACAATACCCATCATAGGGAATAGAAGCAATGCACTGCAGTTCCCGTCCTATACTATATTTCTCGTCCTGCCTTCCAACAGGACAGACAGTCTTGAAgtaattttatccattttttgtCATTGTTCTTACACTTTTTGCCCTTCTCcttctttgaatatataaataaaggtCAGTGCAAATATTAATTGAGGCCGGAAAGGATTAATAGATCTGGAAATTGATGATGAAGTGAATGCTGATTTCATCTTAAAGATTGAAGCGGGTGAGGATAATTGGCAAGTAGCTCAAATTGTCTTAGTCTTTAGCCAAGTAGGCTACAATTATTCCCCCAATTAACTAATGGGTTTTTTGAGATGTggataaaagatgaccaaataaTTGTTGTATGTTTGCTACAGTTGAAAGACAGAATTGATATGGGACGGAATGAAAGCTGATGCTCGTCCCGTCCAAAAGCTGAGCTATCCATGCCCCTAATTTAACCGAACGCACCAAATACCGAATTTCCCTAATTAATACCGGAGCCCGACTTTATTTTTGTCTCTCTTTTGTAATCTCCGGATGCTCCCaaattgttggttgttttgatcCTCTAAAATCATAAAGACAATCAAATTCCAAAAACTTTTTAACATTTCTATGTAGGTGTAATGTAACATGAATCGTGACTCAACCACAATTTCATAATAATAAAACTAGAAATGAAGTCCCAAATTATTAAGGGAACTAGAAAGAAAGTATTTTATATACtatgtaaaaaggaaaaagaaaaagagctaGTAGAATAGATAGAAGAAAGAGAATTGATTTGATACCCGAGTATTTCATTACACAAACCCTAGCATAGATGATTGGGGTCTACaagtaaggatttgaagttataCTTGGAGCTGATCCTGCTATAAGGCCCGATCAACACAGACGGTGTAAGTAGtctaaattttattatatactGTGAGAATCACTTTGTTGCTAGTGTAGTGTCAATCCATCAAAATATTTGTGTGTGTCTGTCTGACTTGTTGAAACTTTGGGGTTGGTTCTTGGTATACAATGTTTTTCCTGAGTATCCCCCTTGTTTCTTTGCTTTACTAGCTTCTATTCTGCTTTTCATATCTTGTTTGTGTTTTAGGATGCAAAAATAATTCGATTAACTTAACAATGCCTGTCATTGTGGATCGGATACAAATCATCTTTTGTTCCCTACTATATATTAACATCATGAGCTTTTTTATAATGAATGTAGCAGACACAAGATTGGTGGAGAAAGGGTCTGTCCATGGTTTGTGTTCCAGCTTAATCATGGGCTATTATCATGAATGCTCGAACGAACCAACTATTTATCCAAGCTCTTTACTAGTAATGTCAAACAGGGGTCTGTTTTCTTTAACATGCTCTACCTCAATGTGTGCTTGTTTTGATCTTTTTACTCACCTTTAGAGAATGCATCTTGATATCTGTTCTTGCAGCCTTAATATTTTAAAGTTGCTATTTTCGTTATAAAATGTTTGATTAcctacattaaaaaaaaaataaaaaaattggtgATTTTGGTGACTGATACCAACATAGGTGCTTTCCACAAAGTTTTCTACCATGTCGGAAATGTACTTGAGACATTAATGTGGGTGCTTGGTGCCTATAGTTTAGTAGGCCACAACATAATTTTTGATTGGGCTGTTTGTATTACTGCCAGATATGCTTTCTGTTGGttctttttgttgttggttCCTCTGAAATTTCATCTTGCATTGAGAAACTAGTTCTACTGCCAGCTTTGAGCCTTTTAGGTTACCACTCTAGGTCCTGGGCTTTCTTTATCTTAGTGCATAATGGTTATGGGCCGATGGTGGGTTTCGACTTTGGTTGAGCGATGGAACTTCATAATGGAGCCTCGGGTTCGAAAGCCTCTGCCCTGACGAGCAGATTTGCGCCCGGGTCGAGCCATTTGCACCGCGCTGCacagtgcgggttatctctcttGTGTGGTTTGCGGTATTGCACGGAAGGCAGGTTactgcgcacccgaagggtagcgactgcgggttcccatgtcataaaaaaaaagtacataaTGGTTATGGAATCTTCTGCAGGCACACAGTTCTCTCAACAGTCATT is a window of Lycium ferocissimum isolate CSIRO_LF1 chromosome 12, AGI_CSIRO_Lferr_CH_V1, whole genome shotgun sequence DNA encoding:
- the LOC132039862 gene encoding uncharacterized protein LOC132039862; this translates as MNFFKVKQLLVVGPSGRYYIIDGDDGIRALQCLLCYEFRKINLFVVDATDLTIHTHNILQHLETYHVDVEIASDDELGLEDSNSHIDGPSDVEYDEEEREGFSNQRRRVVSDRLENLKELEKGMTFFDIVEARRIMNYYAMANGYGLKIKKTDPTRARYACRDGCPFRCSISKDKKSSTFRIQTLKPKHDCEPCYKNPRADAKTLAQYFKRKVQNNPKYTVKDMRMELEKNFNLNVTRSKVKRTKLMVLEKLEGSFKDDFNKLEAYGAELKQSNPGTDVAI